From a single Nicotiana tomentosiformis chromosome 2, ASM39032v3, whole genome shotgun sequence genomic region:
- the LOC104096980 gene encoding RING-H2 finger protein ATL80-like, producing MTRPARFLLSNSSSSTSPSPPAAEPPSAVAVESDFVVILAALLCALICVVGLIAVARCAWLRRGTGAGAGGAGGQSAAANKGLKKKVLQSLPKFTYDPSSTTAKGTPFTAECAICLAEYAVGDEIRVLPQCGHSFHLQCIDTWLGSHSSCPSCRQILVVARCRKCGEFPAISHKTDGAPATTPDESRSCASSSNFLV from the coding sequence ATGACTCGTCCAGCTAGATTTCTGCTTAGTAACAGCTCTTCTTCAACTTCCCCTTCACCGCCGGCGGCGGAGCCACCATCTGCGGTGGCAGTGGAGTCTGACTTTGTCGTAATACTAGCTGCTTTGCTTTGTGCACTAATTTGTGTGGTGGGTCTCATAGCTGTTGCAAGATGCGCGTGGCTCCGGCGAGGAACCGGCGCCGGAGCAGGTGGAGCTGGTGGTCAGTCGGCGGCGGCGAACAAAGGGTTGAAGAAGAAAGTGTTACAATCGTTGCCTAAGTTCACGTATGACCCCAGCAGTACAACGGCGAAAGGTACGCCGTTCACGGCGGAGTGTGCCATCTGTCTGGCGGAGTATGCGGTGGGAGATGAGATCCGTGTGCTGCCGCAGTGTGGCCATAGTTTTCACCTTCAGTGTATTGATACTTGGTTGGGTTCACACTCTTCGTGCCCTTCTTGTCGTCAAATTCTCGTGGTTGCTCGGTGCCGGAAGTGCGGTGAGTTCCCTGCAATTTCCCATAAAACCGACGGTGCTCCGGCTACAACTCCGGATGAGTCTCGTTCATGCGCTAGCTCAAGTAATTTTCTagtctag